Genomic segment of Sebastes umbrosus isolate fSebUmb1 chromosome 22, fSebUmb1.pri, whole genome shotgun sequence:
CTGGAAGTTAAATCACAGTATCACTTAGTTAAATTACCCTCAAGTGGCTTAAATGCTTCCACATTTACCAGCTCCCTTTGGAAAAATACATTAGTGACCATGAATAGAGCAAATGTGCACACAGCTCACAGAACAATCactcagaaaaagaaaaaccagTAAATAGACACAACCCATAGTTCACTCAGCAGCTGCCTTTTAAAGTGCTTTAACAGGGATGGTGAGGATCTGAAACCACAACGACTTCCTCCTTCCAGTCTGGAGCTCGTTATGGTTCGCCGCCACGATGTCGATTGAACAAAATGACCCACCAGATCCGCCCCTTTTAGTCTCTGTTCTCAGAGTCTTTAGCGGCACGTGCACGACTCTGCCACCATGTCCTCCAGCTCCCTGTACTCCACCTTCTTCTTGTGCACGACCAGCACGCTCATGGGCATGTACTTGTAGGGCACGCAGGACGGCGGGGGGACGTCCCCGACGCCCAGGTCGTTGATGACCGTCTGGATGATGGCGTGGTTGGGCGAGTGGAAGCCGTAAGGGAGCACCCTCGGGCAGTTGCCCTGGCAGAAGCGCGGGTTGTACACGGGCGGAGCGATGAAGTAGTGGCCCCAGCCGAGCTCGTCGAAGGACAGGCGGAAGGAGTGGAGCTTGCAGCGGTTCTTGGGCgtgcttgttttgtgtttgtagatGGGGATGTCAGAGAtgatggaggaagagggggaggtgGAGAAAGAGGATGAGGAAGTAGGGGCGTTTTTCAGAACGTCCAGCGACGTGTTTTCAGCCTCTGAAGATGAGAGGTCTTTGGAGCGGCGGCGGCGCTGGCGAACCGAGGGATGCCACTGTCCCATTCGCCTCATGATGCTTTCCCCTTCAGCCCCCAGCAAGTCCCCCATCCAGTCCTTCacctccctttcctcctccaCGTATAAAAGAAGAGACGGGACTTCAAGATGAGGCTCACCTCTCCATCGTTTCCTCCCTTGAAGGCGAAACCACCACGAGAGGCTGTCGTCCTCTTCAGCGTGCCCAGGCTCGGTGCACCAGTACTGGGCAGTGAGGGTCAAGTGTCCCCCCGGGCTACGTGTCTTTCCCCGCTGGACGTGCGCGGTGATGTCCGTCTCTGTCCACCGCTCGTGGGGCTCCAGGGTGACCAGACTCGCTTTGCCCAGCGAGGTGATCTGAGCCCTGCAGCGGGGCGGCGTGAGGGCCCGGATggttgtggaggaggaggaggagggagaggatgaagagCGGAGGTGGATGAATGAGGCTCTGATCAGCTGCTCCGAGGGAAGAGTGTCAAGGTTGTACTGAACTGTGAAGCTGTAGTGGTGGTCTGAAGGAGACgagagaaaacaggaaaagagaCTTGAATCTGACTTTTTACCCATGATGCTTAGGGctcattatttgtgttttttttcttataaacgGGGGCGTGGAGTTTGACAGTTGAGGGCATTTACCAAAAGACACtatcaagttgcattatgggaagtgtaggatccagtgtttttggagcttgacccacACTAGGAACCAGGGGTGGGAACAAGTTATTGTTTTGCATAtttctcaagtctttgcacacaagtcccaagtcctaaactttgtgTTTctagtcctaaacaagtcataattcgcccttcaccaaatgtaatgccatgtGCACGTTTTGCATACTGCAATTCGTTTTTTGATGACAACCGCTTAGTTTTTGTATGCGAACAAAATCCTCGTTGGCATCATTGTTTCCATCTGGTGTTCAGCaacgtaacgttagttcttcatggttctctcctgctacttgattggatgctgtcagaTTGGTTCAAACTAAGTGGATCGGGGGAGTTAAGTGTTGAATTGCTGTGAATGAACAGTGTTAACGTAATAATGATCCAGGAAATTAATTCATTTGTGGAACATTTTCAAGTCAAACGTCTCAAGTCTAAGTGAAGTCACAAGTctttggtgttaaagtccaagtcgagctgcaagtctttttttgattttgtcgagtctaaagtcatcagatGTGTGAGTCCACACCCTGCTAGGAATTAAAAGTCAGAATATCTGACAATTCTTTTTAAATCTTACTCCCTCA
This window contains:
- the bmp15 gene encoding bone morphogenetic protein 15, which translates into the protein MKASRSNPGLLRVCVLSCFLFLLCSTCTGVAAGRKMASHHRTLKRNRRSPKGAHHRPLTDEQKADQNLQFMLSLYQSAAEPDGRPKQHRKFGSNTVRLLRPSASSVHYLPASRDHHYSFTVQYNLDTLPSEQLIRASFIHLRSSSSPSSSSSTTIRALTPPRCRAQITSLGKASLVTLEPHERWTETDITAHVQRGKTRSPGGHLTLTAQYWCTEPGHAEEDDSLSWWFRLQGRKRWRGEPHLEVPSLLLYVEEEREVKDWMGDLLGAEGESIMRRMGQWHPSVRQRRRRSKDLSSSEAENTSLDVLKNAPTSSSSFSTSPSSSIISDIPIYKHKTSTPKNRCKLHSFRLSFDELGWGHYFIAPPVYNPRFCQGNCPRVLPYGFHSPNHAIIQTVINDLGVGDVPPPSCVPYKYMPMSVLVVHKKKVEYRELEDMVAESCTCR